CGTGGAGTAGTTTGCGGTAGGCGTTTGCGCAGTACTGCCCGCCGCGGTCGGAGTGCACGAGCAGGGCGGGGATAGGCGGCTGGGCCCAAAAAGCGCGCTGCAAGGCGGTGGTAATCAGCTCCTCGGGTATGGTGGCCATCACGTACCAGCCCACCACCTGTTTGCTGGTCATATCCTGAAAGGCGCACAGATAAGCCCAGTTGCCGTTGGCCAGCGGTAACTACGTACTGTCACTGACCCATACTCGATTAGCTTGGGTGGGCTTAGGTTGGTTGAGCAGCCGGTTCGGCGCGCAACGCAGTCCATGGGTGGAGTCCGTCGTGCGCGGGGTAAATGCCTTGGGTTGCAGCGCATACAGGCCCCGGC
The sequence above is drawn from the Hymenobacter baengnokdamensis genome and encodes:
- a CDS encoding DDE-type integrase/transposase/recombinase, whose translation is MTSKQVVGWYVMATIPEELITTALQRAFWAQPPIPALLVHSDRGGQYCANAYRKLLHDHEALRSQSRRGDCYDNAQAENRL